The Fundulus heteroclitus isolate FHET01 unplaced genomic scaffold, MU-UCD_Fhet_4.1 scaffold_56, whole genome shotgun sequence genome has a segment encoding these proteins:
- the LOC118561094 gene encoding E3 ubiquitin-protein ligase TRIM21-like — MEKEKDKEVELKAEDVLHALDELSDKEFERFKWYLQQPESLPGVPPLRKAHLERAESLNIVDLMVQTYTLQRSMEVTINILKKINRNDLLQRFSSEKDMCPQHIKPLKLFCENDKKRLCHSRSVFKHKKHNVVPLSKEHEGKKGEPRKTDNEVNRMIQCRRLKIKEIRKLMKTSKDAADREKAEAVQVFTALKEAAERGLKELIKEIQDKQKTTDREGEDFIKDLKKEISELKMSSQVDSLQRFSSLKAAPPTKNWTEVRVHPPSYEGTVVRAVDQLKDTLWEDMKKMLELKRVQQYAVDVTLDPNTAHPKLILSDDGKQVKHGDVWKELPNNPERFWLFPNVLGKQSFSSGRFYFEVQVKGKTDWDLGVARESIDRKGKVGLSPQNGFWVIVSRDGYHYSGDDISVPFNLQPGPEKVGVFVDYEEGLVSFYDVDAAALIYSFTGCCFTEKLYPFFSPCLNDGGKNSAPLIICPVNRAHSCSDES; from the coding sequence AAGTTGAGTtgaaggcagaggatgtcttgcATGCTTTGGATGAATTAAGTGATAAAGAGTTTGAGAGATTCAAGTGGTACCTGCAGCAGCCCGAGAGCCTTCCTGGGGTCCCACCACTCAGAAAGGCTCACCTGGAAAGAGCAGAAAGCCTAAACATTGTCGACTTGATGGTGCAGACCTACACACTTCAACGAAGCATGGAGGTGactattaatattttaaagaaaattaacagGAATGACCTGCTGCAGAGATTTTCTTCAGAAAAAGACATGTGTCCTCAGCACATTAAACCTCTGAAACTGTTCTGTGAGAATGATAAGAAACGTCTCTGCCATTCCCgctctgtttttaaacacaaaaaacataacGTGGTTCCTCTTAGTAAAGAACATGAAGGAAAGAAGGGAGAACCGAGGAAGACAGACAATGAAGTTAACCGAATGATCCAGTGCAGACGATTGAAGATCAAGGAGATTAGAAAGTTAATGAAGACCAGTAAAGATGctgcagacagagagaaagcagaAGCTGTTCAGGTCTTCACTGCTCTGAAGGAGGCTGCTGAGAGAGGCCTGAAGGAGCTCATCAAGGAGAtccaagacaaacagaaaactacagacagagagggggaAGACTTTATCAAAGATCTGAAAAAGGAAATCTCTGAGCTGAAAATGAGCTCCCAGGTGGATTCCCTTCAAAGATTCTCCTCCCTGAAAGCTGCTCCACCCACCAAGAACTGGACAGAGGTCAGAGTTCATCCTCCATCATATGAGGGGACTGTGGTGAGAGctgtggatcagctgaaggatACTCTGTGGGAAGACATGAAGAAGATGTTGGAGCTGAAGAGGGTCCAGCAGTATGCAGTGGATGTGACTCTGGATCCTAATACAGCTCATCCTAAACTCATCCTGTCTGATGATGGAAAACAGGTGAAACATGGAGATGTGTGGAAGGAGCTTCCAAACAACCCAGAAAGATTTTGGCTCTTTCCTAATGTTTTAGGAAAGCAGAGTTTCTCTTCAGGCAGATTTTACTTTGAGGTTCAGGTTAAAGGAAAAACTGACTGGGATTTAGGAGTGGCCAGAGAGTCCATAGACAGGAAGGGAAAAGTCGGTCTGAGTCCTCAGAATGGTTTCTGGGTTATTGTGTCTAGGGATGGATATCACTACTCTGGGGATGATATTTCAGTTCCTTTCAATCTCCAGCCCGGTCCTGAGAAGGTGGGGGTGTTTGTGGATTATGAGGAGGGTCTGGTCTCCTTTTATGATGTAGATGCTGCAGCTCTGATCTACTCCTTTACCGGCTGCTGCTTCACTGAGAAGCTCTACCCATTCTTCAGTCCCTGTCTAAATGATGGAGGTAAAAACTCTGCTCCTCTGATCATCTGTCCTGTTAATCGGGCTCATTCTTGTTCTGATGAAtcttaa